From Spirosoma aerolatum, one genomic window encodes:
- a CDS encoding polysaccharide deacetylase family protein, translating to MRLLTCLLLLLTLTVKAQKRMVITIDDLPTVSAFYKTQQAKQQLTQKLLAHVTYAHVPAIGFVISGLLQSTSKLDTAQLALLQRWLEAGLELGNHTFAHKDYNLIPFSESKADVIQGESIVKSFVEKQRKPFRYFRHPYLRKGDTPAKKDSLENFLRQRGYREAPVTIDNSDWLYARAYDNALGMNDAALIAQVGQSYVSYMLDCITYYEAQSQALFNRPIPQILLIHANSINADFLGRLLSELKNRGYSFITLDEALKDNAYLSTDTYTGKGGISWLHRWALTQGKKGEFFKGEPEVPATIDELANRK from the coding sequence ATGCGGCTACTTACCTGCCTACTGCTATTGCTAACGCTAACGGTGAAGGCGCAGAAACGCATGGTCATTACCATCGATGATCTGCCGACAGTATCGGCCTTCTATAAGACACAGCAGGCAAAACAGCAACTAACTCAAAAACTGCTTGCGCACGTTACATATGCCCATGTACCCGCTATTGGGTTTGTTATTAGCGGTTTATTACAATCTACCAGTAAGCTCGATACGGCTCAGCTTGCGCTTCTTCAACGATGGCTGGAGGCCGGTCTGGAGCTAGGCAATCATACGTTTGCCCATAAGGATTACAACCTGATTCCGTTCAGCGAATCAAAAGCCGATGTGATTCAGGGAGAGTCGATTGTAAAAAGCTTTGTTGAAAAGCAGAGAAAGCCGTTTCGCTATTTTCGTCATCCATACCTCCGAAAAGGGGATACGCCAGCCAAAAAAGACTCCCTGGAGAACTTTCTCCGGCAACGCGGCTACCGCGAAGCACCCGTCACAATCGACAACTCCGACTGGCTGTACGCGCGAGCTTATGACAATGCGCTAGGGATGAACGATGCAGCCCTGATAGCTCAGGTAGGCCAGAGCTACGTTTCCTATATGCTCGATTGTATTACCTATTATGAAGCGCAAAGCCAGGCTTTATTCAATCGGCCAATCCCCCAGATACTGCTCATTCATGCCAATTCCATCAATGCTGATTTTCTGGGCAGGCTACTTAGTGAACTCAAAAATCGGGGGTATTCTTTTATCACGCTCGATGAAGCCCTGAAAGACAACGCCTATCTATCTACAGATACCTACACGGGCAAAGGAGGAATTTCCTGGCTGCATCGTTGGGCGCTTACGCAAGGCAAAAAAGGCGAGTTTTTCAAGGGAGAGCCGGAAGTTCCGGCAACTATCGACGAGCTGGCTAATCGGAAATGA
- a CDS encoding PfkB family carbohydrate kinase has product MSLLTVGSVAFDALETPFGKTDKIIGGAATYITLSASYFVKANNLVAVVGDDFPQAMIDDLHQHGINTEGLEMREGEKTFFWSGKYHNDMNSRDTVEVQLNVMGDFNPIIPDSYQDCDYLMLGNTSPAVQGLVIDRLHNRPKLIVLDTMNLWIEIANADLLNLLKRVDVLVLNDEEARMLTHEYSLVKAAAKIQGMGPKTVIIKKGEHGALLFGEGKIFFAPALPLEEVFDPTGAGDTFAGGFIGYIAKTDDASFDNMKRAIIYGSAMASFCVEKFGTERIMNLTQEEIQARVSQFVALSAFGLE; this is encoded by the coding sequence ATGAGCTTACTGACCGTTGGTTCCGTGGCGTTTGATGCCCTGGAAACCCCCTTTGGCAAAACCGATAAGATTATTGGCGGTGCTGCCACATACATTACCCTTTCGGCTTCCTACTTCGTGAAAGCCAATAATCTGGTAGCTGTTGTCGGTGACGATTTTCCACAGGCCATGATTGATGACCTGCATCAGCATGGGATTAACACCGAAGGACTCGAAATGCGGGAAGGGGAGAAGACATTCTTCTGGTCGGGTAAGTACCACAACGACATGAACTCCCGCGATACGGTGGAAGTACAGTTGAATGTAATGGGCGACTTTAACCCCATCATTCCCGACTCGTATCAGGACTGCGACTATTTAATGCTGGGCAATACGTCGCCAGCTGTTCAGGGACTGGTTATCGATAGGCTGCACAACCGGCCCAAGCTGATTGTGCTGGATACCATGAATCTCTGGATTGAAATTGCCAATGCCGATTTACTAAACCTGCTTAAGCGTGTTGATGTGTTGGTGTTGAACGATGAAGAAGCCCGTATGCTGACGCACGAGTATTCGCTGGTAAAAGCGGCCGCTAAAATTCAGGGCATGGGCCCTAAAACCGTGATTATCAAGAAAGGTGAACATGGCGCTTTACTCTTTGGGGAGGGTAAAATTTTCTTTGCACCAGCACTGCCACTGGAAGAGGTGTTCGATCCGACCGGGGCTGGTGATACCTTCGCTGGTGGGTTTATCGGATACATTGCTAAAACTGACGATGCGTCGTTCGATAACATGAAGCGGGCTATCATTTATGGATCGGCAATGGCGTCGTTCTGTGTAGAGAAATTTGGTACCGAGCGTATAATGAATCTGACACAGGAAGAAATTCAGGCACGGGTAAGCCAGTTTGTAGCGTTGTCAGCGTTTGGATTAGAGTAA
- a CDS encoding SDR family NAD(P)-dependent oxidoreductase, whose product MASFTDQIAFITGAGSGIGRATALAFSKAGAQVVVAEINHASGEETVDQIKQLGGNALFVPCNVADRQQLETAVQQTVVHYGRLDIGINNAGIGGKYGRLLDHTQEDFDQMMAVNVGGVFYGMQAQIRQMLKQREVGRPAGGKIVNVSSIAGVRGMPMGAPYSASKHAVIGLTKTAALEYARQHIRINAVCPVYTHSAMVDELFRAAPDMEEKMRRRIPIGRLGEPEEIAQAILWLCSDENEFFTGQAIQLDGGLTAG is encoded by the coding sequence ATGGCATCCTTTACCGATCAGATTGCATTCATTACCGGAGCGGGTTCTGGCATAGGCCGGGCTACGGCTTTAGCCTTTTCAAAAGCCGGAGCGCAGGTGGTTGTGGCCGAAATAAACCACGCCAGTGGCGAGGAAACGGTTGATCAAATTAAGCAACTGGGTGGCAATGCCCTATTTGTACCCTGTAATGTTGCCGATCGGCAACAACTGGAGACTGCTGTACAGCAAACGGTTGTGCATTATGGCCGATTGGATATTGGGATAAACAATGCAGGTATTGGTGGGAAATATGGCCGATTACTGGACCACACGCAGGAAGATTTTGACCAGATGATGGCCGTTAATGTAGGCGGGGTCTTTTATGGTATGCAGGCTCAGATTCGACAGATGCTGAAGCAACGGGAGGTCGGTCGGCCAGCGGGGGGCAAAATCGTGAATGTATCGAGTATTGCTGGTGTACGTGGTATGCCAATGGGGGCGCCATACAGTGCCTCCAAACATGCCGTAATCGGGCTGACCAAAACGGCTGCGCTGGAATACGCCCGGCAACATATCCGCATCAATGCTGTTTGCCCGGTTTATACCCATTCAGCTATGGTCGATGAGCTTTTTCGGGCCGCTCCCGATATGGAAGAAAAAATGCGCAGGCGAATTCCGATTGGTCGGCTTGGCGAGCCTGAAGAAATCGCCCAGGCTATCCTGTGGCTTTGTTCAGACGAAAATGAGTTTTTTACCGGGCAGGCTATTCAGTTGGATGGTGGACTAACAGCCGGGTAG
- a CDS encoding quinone oxidoreductase family protein, giving the protein MKAILLAETHQPVQLIDTPTPVAGQGQVLIKLKAAALNHRDVFIQQALYPGIKLPVILGSDGAGVVEDVGEEVDKVWRGQSVVINPAMHWGDNPLFYGDDFRILGMPENGTFAEYIVVDARYIHHKPDHLSFEQAAALPLTGLTAWRALMTRAGLHTHPASIPEKVLVTGIGGGAALAAMQFAVALGAEVWVTSGSDEKLASVQTMGIAGGINYRQPDWHKALMAQTGGGRRGFFDVIIDSAGGSAFAKLIDVAAPGGRIAFFGGTTGNITDIIPPKVFFKQLSIFGTTMGTEREFADMIALVNEKKLVPIVDEIVPLADAQQAMDKMDSGKQFGKLVLSIEG; this is encoded by the coding sequence ATGAAAGCCATTCTCCTTGCCGAAACGCACCAGCCCGTTCAGTTAATTGATACGCCTACGCCGGTTGCAGGCCAAGGGCAGGTGTTGATTAAGCTCAAAGCCGCTGCTTTAAATCACCGCGATGTATTTATTCAACAGGCCTTATATCCAGGCATAAAGTTACCGGTGATTCTGGGTTCTGATGGCGCTGGTGTGGTGGAAGACGTTGGCGAAGAGGTCGACAAGGTTTGGCGGGGGCAGTCGGTTGTTATCAATCCCGCTATGCATTGGGGTGACAATCCTCTGTTTTATGGCGATGACTTTCGGATTCTGGGTATGCCGGAAAATGGAACCTTTGCTGAGTATATTGTCGTCGATGCCCGATACATTCACCATAAGCCTGACCATCTGTCGTTTGAACAGGCGGCTGCGCTTCCACTGACCGGCCTGACCGCCTGGAGGGCACTTATGACGCGGGCGGGCTTGCATACTCATCCGGCTAGTATACCGGAAAAAGTACTGGTGACGGGTATTGGGGGAGGAGCCGCGTTGGCCGCCATGCAGTTTGCCGTCGCGCTTGGTGCTGAGGTTTGGGTAACATCTGGTTCCGATGAAAAGCTGGCCAGCGTACAAACTATGGGTATAGCTGGTGGTATCAACTACCGACAACCTGATTGGCACAAAGCCCTTATGGCACAAACCGGTGGAGGACGACGTGGATTTTTCGATGTCATTATCGACAGTGCTGGCGGCTCCGCCTTTGCCAAACTGATCGATGTAGCGGCTCCCGGCGGGCGGATTGCCTTTTTCGGTGGAACGACGGGTAACATAACTGATATTATTCCGCCAAAAGTATTCTTTAAACAGTTGTCAATTTTCGGAACAACGATGGGAACAGAACGCGAATTTGCCGATATGATAGCCCTGGTGAATGAGAAGAAACTCGTGCCGATTGTGGATGAGATTGTACCACTGGCCGACGCGCAACAGGCAATGGATAAGATGGATAGTGGTAAACAGTTTGGCAAATTAGTCTTATCGATTGAAGGATAA
- a CDS encoding ferritin-like domain-containing protein → MNLQNLLSDIEKVDGEIFDRLAHVSRRGLFSSLTKKTIAAAAPAIMASALTKAYGQSSGLPQNVKDVLNYALTLEYLEYRFYDTANNLSMIPNDYKMAFEVIRRHEQVHVRLLKNVLGADAIPEPKFDFSAKGTFTDTFSNFQTFAAIAQTFEDTGVRAYKGQAANLQNAPAILQVALQIHATEAAHAANVRYIRGQKGWITGGTAAMQGLPSVVNGSYAGEDNVTQAGVNLVTALAGDNRITPAMIMEAFDEPLDKNTVVGIVTPFFA, encoded by the coding sequence ATGAACTTACAGAACTTACTCAGTGATATTGAGAAAGTGGATGGCGAAATCTTTGACCGCCTTGCCCACGTCTCACGTCGGGGACTTTTTAGTTCGCTGACCAAAAAAACGATTGCAGCAGCTGCACCAGCCATTATGGCGTCAGCCTTAACCAAAGCTTATGGCCAGTCGAGCGGATTGCCACAGAACGTAAAAGACGTTCTTAACTATGCGCTGACTTTAGAATATCTGGAGTATCGTTTTTACGATACCGCCAACAACCTGTCGATGATTCCGAACGACTACAAAATGGCCTTCGAAGTCATCCGTCGTCACGAGCAGGTACACGTCCGTCTGTTGAAAAACGTGCTGGGAGCTGACGCAATTCCAGAGCCTAAGTTCGACTTCTCAGCCAAAGGAACTTTCACGGATACGTTCAGCAATTTCCAGACCTTTGCAGCTATCGCGCAAACGTTTGAAGATACCGGCGTTCGGGCTTACAAAGGCCAGGCCGCTAACCTGCAGAATGCACCTGCTATTCTTCAGGTAGCATTGCAAATCCACGCAACGGAAGCGGCTCACGCAGCTAACGTACGCTACATCCGAGGCCAGAAAGGCTGGATTACGGGCGGTACAGCTGCTATGCAAGGCTTGCCATCGGTTGTTAACGGCAGCTATGCAGGTGAAGATAATGTTACGCAGGCAGGGGTTAACCTGGTTACAGCGCTAGCAGGTGACAACCGTATAACGCCTGCCATGATCATGGAGGCCTTCGATGAGCCTCTTGACAAAAATACGGTGGTTGGTATTGTAACGCCTTTCTTCGCGTAG
- a CDS encoding ferritin-like domain-containing protein — MENITNRPETTTSESASSRRSFLRVAGAAAVTGGLLTACSHADDNYLIPSGSARAAGDTVKLPTGDVGILAFAYVLEQLEAAFYEMVLAKPYPNMSSADRQLWTDIRGHEIVHRELFKAALGGAVPTLTFNFSGIDFNDRAAVLIAAETLEKTGVGAYNGAGKYIKDGGYLTLAGKIVSVETRHHSILRELQYPKSDAFAGPTIVTSDTGLHLAYEPTYVLPIAQKFILETIDASALVSSLA, encoded by the coding sequence ATGGAAAACATTACGAATCGGCCCGAAACGACAACTTCGGAGTCGGCATCCAGCCGTCGGTCGTTTCTGCGAGTAGCGGGGGCAGCAGCCGTAACAGGCGGTCTACTTACAGCGTGCTCCCATGCAGATGACAATTATCTGATTCCTTCTGGTAGCGCCCGTGCTGCTGGCGATACCGTTAAATTACCCACTGGGGATGTTGGTATTCTTGCCTTTGCTTACGTGCTTGAACAACTGGAAGCCGCTTTCTACGAAATGGTACTGGCAAAACCATACCCCAATATGTCGTCGGCTGATCGGCAGCTTTGGACCGATATTCGTGGTCACGAGATTGTTCACCGCGAGCTGTTTAAAGCAGCGCTGGGTGGAGCCGTTCCAACGCTGACTTTCAACTTCAGTGGTATCGACTTCAATGATCGTGCTGCCGTACTGATTGCCGCCGAAACTCTCGAAAAAACAGGAGTCGGTGCCTATAACGGTGCAGGTAAGTACATAAAAGATGGTGGTTATCTGACATTGGCGGGCAAAATCGTTTCGGTCGAAACCCGTCACCATTCCATTCTTCGCGAGCTACAGTATCCTAAATCGGATGCGTTTGCTGGGCCAACGATTGTTACCAGCGATACAGGCTTACACCTGGCTTATGAGCCAACCTATGTGTTACCTATTGCTCAGAAATTTATTCTCGAAACCATCGACGCAAGCGCCTTAGTAAGCAGCCTCGCATAA
- a CDS encoding aminotransferase class I/II-fold pyridoxal phosphate-dependent enzyme, which yields MLTLTSSIVQILASRLTTYQQSGLLRQLKIAGSLVDFCSNDYLGFARSFALKKAIQQAYTNHSSALTGATGSRLLAGQTALADELEHNLATFYRTESALIFNSGYDANLGLLACLPKVGDTLLTDELIHASMIDGARLSYATRHRFRHNDLVDLEEKLKQATQNRQDGQIFVGVESVYSMDGDMAPLEKLVDLCDEYGAGLLVDEAHATGVYGPNGEGLVVALGLQERVLARVHTFGKALGVHGAAIVGPTILRDYLINFARSFVYTTALPPHSLLAIHCAHEQLQTDSQARAHLYERLDYFRQQVSERLSGSSWTDSPSPIQCLLVPGNDQARKVASEAQQVGLDVRAILSPTVPVGQERLRLCLHAFNTTDEIDLLITILQSALSLKNSN from the coding sequence ATGCTCACGTTGACATCCTCGATTGTCCAGATACTAGCCAGCCGATTAACTACGTATCAGCAAAGTGGCTTACTGCGGCAACTTAAAATAGCTGGTAGTCTTGTTGACTTTTGCTCGAATGATTACCTGGGATTTGCCCGGTCGTTTGCGCTTAAAAAGGCTATCCAGCAGGCATACACGAACCACTCATCTGCGTTAACTGGGGCCACGGGTTCCCGGTTGCTGGCTGGTCAAACGGCCTTGGCCGATGAACTGGAGCATAACCTGGCTACATTTTATCGGACAGAATCCGCGCTGATTTTTAACTCCGGCTACGATGCAAACCTCGGTTTGTTAGCTTGTTTACCCAAAGTGGGTGATACTTTGCTGACTGATGAACTGATCCATGCCAGTATGATCGACGGAGCGCGGCTTAGCTATGCTACGCGCCATCGCTTCCGGCATAATGATCTGGTCGATCTGGAAGAAAAGCTAAAACAGGCTACCCAGAACAGGCAGGACGGACAAATTTTCGTTGGTGTGGAGTCGGTTTATTCAATGGATGGTGATATGGCTCCGCTGGAAAAGCTGGTGGATTTATGTGACGAATACGGTGCTGGCTTGCTGGTCGATGAAGCGCATGCTACCGGCGTGTATGGCCCCAACGGCGAAGGGCTGGTAGTCGCTTTAGGCTTGCAGGAGCGAGTTCTGGCTCGTGTTCATACTTTCGGCAAAGCGTTGGGCGTACATGGGGCTGCTATTGTTGGCCCGACCATCCTGCGTGACTATCTGATCAACTTTGCCCGTTCGTTTGTCTACACAACTGCTTTGCCGCCCCATAGCCTGCTGGCTATTCATTGTGCTCATGAGCAGCTACAGACGGATAGTCAGGCTAGGGCTCATCTCTATGAGCGCCTTGATTATTTCCGTCAGCAAGTTAGTGAACGCTTGTCGGGTAGTAGCTGGACAGATAGCCCGTCACCTATTCAGTGTTTGCTGGTTCCAGGTAACGATCAGGCTCGGAAGGTAGCCAGCGAAGCACAACAAGTAGGGTTGGATGTACGTGCGATTCTTAGTCCGACGGTTCCGGTAGGACAGGAGCGATTGCGATTATGTCTGCATGCGTTTAACACGACGGATGAAATAGACCTGCTTATTACCATTTTACAGAGCGCATTATCGCTTAAAAATTCAAATTAG
- the cysS gene encoding cysteine--tRNA ligase, with protein sequence MQPLHLYNTLSRKKELFEPLNPPYVGMYVCGPTVYNYVHLGNVRTFLTFDTLYRYLTFIGYKVRYVRNLTDVGHLVGDGDEGEDKIGRMAKLEKVEPMEIVQRFTNDFHNVMAQFNTISPSIEPTATGHMVEQIEAVQSLLAKGLAYESNGSVYFDIDAYNQRGGNYGKLSGRILDDLLNETRELDGQSEKRSPLDFAIWKNAAPEHIMRWNSPWGEGFPGWHLECSCMSMKYLGKQFDIHGGGMDLKFPHHECEIAQGDGLTGIDPVRYWMHSNMLTVNGQKMSKSLGNSFLPAELFAGSHPLLDQPYSPMTVRFFMLQSHYRSTLDFSNDALKAAQKGYRRLANGLRIAKTLTYRPAGDESITISEDKQQDIRQAVQQFYEALNDDLNTAVGIAQLFTLLKYINMLYLNQLQPAVLGEDVFNLLKESFVSFMQDVLGLTEEGSYNQSILEGLLTLYREYKEQRQYDKVDQIRSYFKAQGLAIKDMKHQIDWAYEE encoded by the coding sequence ATGCAACCGCTTCACCTGTACAATACACTTTCGCGTAAAAAAGAACTGTTTGAACCTCTCAATCCGCCTTATGTGGGCATGTACGTCTGCGGTCCAACGGTGTACAACTACGTTCACCTGGGCAACGTGCGTACCTTTCTGACGTTCGATACACTCTACCGCTATCTGACGTTTATCGGCTATAAAGTTCGCTATGTTCGTAACCTGACCGACGTTGGACATCTGGTCGGTGATGGCGATGAGGGCGAAGATAAGATTGGTCGGATGGCAAAGCTCGAAAAGGTAGAACCAATGGAAATTGTGCAACGCTTCACCAACGATTTTCATAACGTGATGGCGCAGTTCAATACTATTTCGCCCAGCATTGAGCCAACCGCGACGGGACATATGGTTGAACAGATCGAGGCTGTTCAATCACTACTGGCGAAAGGACTGGCGTACGAATCGAATGGTTCGGTCTACTTCGATATCGACGCGTACAATCAACGGGGCGGCAACTATGGCAAGCTTTCGGGCCGTATTCTGGACGATCTGCTCAATGAAACCCGCGAACTGGACGGGCAGTCAGAAAAGCGGAGTCCACTGGATTTTGCCATCTGGAAAAATGCGGCTCCCGAACACATCATGCGCTGGAACTCCCCTTGGGGCGAAGGCTTTCCGGGCTGGCATCTCGAGTGCTCGTGCATGAGCATGAAATACCTGGGCAAGCAGTTCGATATTCACGGCGGGGGTATGGATCTGAAATTCCCGCACCACGAATGTGAAATTGCTCAGGGCGACGGTCTCACGGGTATTGACCCCGTTCGATACTGGATGCACTCGAATATGCTGACCGTAAACGGGCAAAAAATGTCGAAGTCATTAGGAAACTCGTTTCTCCCAGCCGAATTATTTGCCGGAAGTCATCCCTTGCTCGACCAGCCCTACAGCCCGATGACAGTCCGGTTCTTTATGCTTCAGTCGCATTATCGAAGCACCCTCGATTTCTCGAACGACGCCCTCAAAGCGGCTCAGAAAGGATACCGTCGACTGGCCAATGGCTTACGAATCGCGAAAACCTTGACCTATCGACCCGCAGGTGATGAATCTATAACCATCAGTGAAGACAAACAGCAGGATATTCGGCAGGCCGTTCAGCAGTTTTACGAAGCCCTGAACGACGACCTTAATACAGCCGTGGGTATTGCCCAACTATTTACGTTGCTCAAGTACATCAATATGCTGTATCTGAATCAGCTCCAGCCAGCCGTATTGGGCGAAGACGTCTTTAATCTGCTAAAAGAATCGTTTGTCTCGTTTATGCAGGATGTACTCGGCCTAACCGAAGAAGGCTCTTACAATCAATCCATTCTGGAAGGATTACTGACGCTATACCGCGAATACAAAGAACAGCGTCAGTACGATAAAGTCGACCAGATTCGCTCGTATTTTAAGGCGCAGGGGTTAGCCATCAAAGACATGAAACACCAGATCGACTGGGCCTATGAAGAGTAA
- a CDS encoding GNAT family N-acetyltransferase has protein sequence MLTYRVATADDAEPIAQLHSLSWQQNYRGILSDSFLDGPVLDNRRSVWQSRLNQPTPDQYIIVAEDNAKICGLACAYANDNPVLGTLLDNLHVHRNWQGKGIGAGLMQKAARWVQQYAPRSGLYLWVLANNTNAQKFYDRMGGVNYEKVSLLNPDGNYADCFRYVWTDLSNLV, from the coding sequence ATGCTAACCTATCGCGTAGCAACGGCCGACGATGCCGAGCCCATTGCTCAACTACATAGCCTCAGTTGGCAGCAAAACTACAGAGGTATTCTGTCGGACAGCTTTCTGGACGGCCCCGTTCTAGATAACAGACGGTCCGTTTGGCAGTCGCGTTTAAACCAACCAACACCTGACCAGTACATTATTGTTGCCGAAGATAACGCAAAAATTTGCGGCCTTGCCTGTGCCTACGCCAACGACAACCCTGTTTTGGGAACCCTGCTCGACAACCTGCATGTTCATCGCAATTGGCAGGGTAAAGGTATAGGGGCTGGGCTTATGCAAAAAGCGGCACGCTGGGTACAGCAGTACGCCCCCAGGTCCGGCCTTTATTTATGGGTATTGGCCAATAACACCAACGCGCAAAAATTTTACGACCGCATGGGTGGAGTCAATTATGAAAAAGTTTCCCTTCTTAATCCAGACGGCAACTACGCAGATTGCTTTCGGTATGTTTGGACTGATCTAAGCAACTTAGTATGA
- the ybeY gene encoding rRNA maturation RNase YbeY, protein MIRFFNEDVPYKLPHKQAVRQWLKQQTEREGYTVGELNYIFCSDEYVLQVNRDYLQHDYYTDIITFDQSEEEGKLAGDIYISVERVVDNAAQLGVPAEQEMLRVLAHGLLHLCGYLDKGVEAEAQMRQKEEEWLRQYNNA, encoded by the coding sequence ATGATTCGATTTTTCAATGAGGATGTGCCCTACAAACTTCCTCACAAACAGGCCGTTCGACAATGGCTGAAACAGCAGACCGAACGGGAAGGCTATACCGTTGGCGAGCTGAATTATATTTTCTGTTCGGACGAGTACGTACTCCAGGTAAATCGAGACTACCTTCAACACGACTACTATACCGACATCATCACCTTCGATCAGAGTGAGGAAGAAGGCAAACTGGCGGGCGATATTTACATCAGCGTCGAGCGGGTAGTAGATAATGCTGCTCAGTTGGGCGTTCCGGCTGAGCAGGAGATGCTGCGTGTGCTGGCTCATGGATTGCTGCATCTCTGCGGGTATCTCGACAAAGGGGTAGAGGCAGAGGCTCAAATGCGGCAGAAAGAGGAAGAATGGCTCCGACAGTACAACAACGCCTGA
- a CDS encoding carbon-nitrogen hydrolase family protein, which yields MLSAAKKISIALFAVLFIGWVAIMEWQSWLMGDPAIAVKSSLGGKRIVHIEQVGHRSDHGNLLGVQPWMEPADYQNGLTFRQKLQGYLTTARDSGLLIPGKTVAIFPEYIGTWLVAANEADRVYKATTIQEGLTAMTLTHPLRFWQVYRNIPDTVGNKTNYALFAMKAQQMAHDYQLTFDMLAAQFNITIVAGSILLPQPTVEHGKLQVGSGPLYNISAVFHPDGQIDPQLIRKVFPIADELPFVCPSKPADIPVFDLPIGRLGVLVCADSWHSAAYKTLRQKGATLLAVPSYSAGDGIWKTTWRGYSGTSTPADAQPAVGKLTEGQAWLTYAMAGRARPEAGITKGINVFLRGKLWDLGTDGTTIILQDNATAKLTPTVNGAALTCLWL from the coding sequence ATGCTATCTGCCGCTAAAAAAATCAGCATTGCTCTATTTGCCGTTTTATTTATCGGGTGGGTAGCCATTATGGAATGGCAAAGCTGGCTGATGGGCGATCCCGCCATCGCGGTAAAATCATCGTTAGGTGGCAAACGCATTGTCCATATTGAGCAGGTTGGCCACCGCTCCGATCATGGAAATCTGCTGGGTGTTCAGCCCTGGATGGAGCCTGCCGATTATCAAAATGGTCTGACATTTCGGCAAAAATTGCAAGGCTATTTAACCACAGCACGGGACAGTGGCCTGCTAATTCCCGGCAAAACGGTTGCTATTTTTCCCGAATATATCGGTACCTGGCTAGTAGCTGCCAACGAGGCAGATCGTGTTTACAAAGCGACAACCATTCAGGAAGGGTTAACGGCTATGACATTGACCCATCCACTTCGTTTCTGGCAGGTATACCGTAACATTCCTGATACAGTTGGGAATAAGACGAACTACGCCCTATTTGCCATGAAAGCCCAGCAAATGGCTCATGACTACCAGCTTACGTTCGATATGCTGGCTGCTCAGTTCAACATAACGATTGTAGCGGGCTCTATTCTGCTTCCTCAACCCACTGTGGAACATGGAAAATTACAGGTTGGAAGTGGGCCGCTTTATAATATATCGGCCGTGTTTCATCCCGATGGGCAAATCGACCCACAGCTTATCCGAAAAGTGTTTCCGATTGCCGATGAACTGCCCTTCGTCTGCCCATCTAAACCTGCCGACATACCCGTTTTTGATTTACCTATCGGTCGTTTAGGCGTACTGGTTTGCGCCGATTCGTGGCATTCAGCAGCTTACAAAACGCTCAGACAGAAAGGGGCTACCTTACTGGCCGTTCCTTCGTATTCGGCAGGTGATGGGATCTGGAAAACAACCTGGCGCGGCTATAGTGGTACATCTACACCCGCCGATGCACAGCCAGCCGTAGGTAAACTAACCGAAGGGCAAGCCTGGCTGACGTATGCAATGGCCGGTAGAGCCAGGCCAGAAGCAGGCATTACGAAAGGGATCAATGTGTTCCTGCGGGGTAAACTCTGGGATTTAGGAACCGACGGCACCACAATTATTCTGCAAGATAACGCGACAGCCAAACTAACGCCCACCGTCAATGGTGCTGCTTTAACATGCTTATGGCTATAA